ACCGAGCGACGCGGCGGGGACAGAGCACCGTCATCGGCGTCGTGCTGATTCTGGGACTCGTCGTCGTCGGAACGACGGGCGTCCTGTTGCTCGGTAGCGAGGCGATTCAGGGCGTTCGCGACGAGGCGGGCGCCAGTCAGGCCGAGGTAGCCATGTCGACGGTCGATTCACAGGTGAGCGAAGTCGCCCTCGGCTACGCGAACACGCGGCAGGTCGAACTGGGTGGGCAGCGACAGGCGACGCTCGACGAATCGGCGGGTCGAATCACGATTTCGCGGGCCGGCGCCAACGCAACCGGCCCACCGCTCGTGAACACGACGATGGGCGCTATCGAATACCGGGCCGGTGGCTCGACCGTCGCGTATCAGGGCGGGGGCGTGTGGCGGACCAGCGGTGCGGGGCAGGCGCGAATGATATCGCCGCCGGAGTTTCACTACCGGTGGGGGACGGGCGCGAGCGGCGAACCGACGTTGACCTTCCCGCTGGTGGTGCTTCGCGGCCCGGCGACCTCTTCCGACCAACTGCGGTTCGTCGACGGGCCGACGAACGCCGCGTTCCCGAACGCCAGCGCGGGGATGCAGAACCCGCTGGACGCGGGCACGGTCGAAGTGAGCATCCAGAGCGAGTACTACCGCGCGTGGGCCGAATACTTCGAGACGCGCACCGACGCGGACACGGTGCGAACCGACGACGCCAACCAGACGGTCGAAATCGTCCTCAGCGTCCCCACGCGGGGGCGAGAGGTGCAGGAATCCATCGCCTCGGAGGCGCCGACGGTGACGGTCCAGAACGGCGCGACCGTCGACAGCTACAACTCTTCCGAGGGGACCTATCCGGCGACGAAAGGCGAAAACGGGAGCGTCTACGTCGGCGAGAATCTCACCAACAGCGGCGGCGGGAGAATCGAGGGCGACATGCGCGTCGACGGTGACTTCGGGGGCGGCGGTGGCATCGAGGTGACGGGGCAGCTGGTCGTCGACGGCGACGCCGACCTGTCGGGCGGTGGCATCACCGTCAACGACCGCGTCATCGCGGACGGTGACCTCGTCCTCGGTGGCGGCGGCGCGCTCAACGGCCCGGCGACCGTCAGCGGCGACGTAATCGAGGGGGCGGGCGGTATCACCGTCGATGACGACGTGACCGCGGGCGGCGACTACCGAAGCGAACCGGGGGGCTCGGTCAACGGCGACGTCCACCTCGGCGGCAACTTCTACCCGGCAGACGGGCAGAACATCCGAGGCGACCTGACGGTCGCCGGCACCTTCGAGAACGGGCCGGACGTCTACCCGAACATCCACCCGAGCGCGACGATTCAGGAGAACGGGCCGGAGCCGGACCTGAGCGACGTGTCGGCAGCGAGTGACCTCCGCCCGCCGAACCTGCGCCCAATCGACACGACGGTACAGACGCGGGTCTCGACGACTGCCGCGTCGAACGACAACGACGGGAGCGACGTGTCGAAAATCGAGGGCGGTTCCTGTCCCTGTACGCTGACCAACGGGAGTTACTCCCTCGACTCCTTCGAGCCAGAGGGAGACGTCACCCTCGACACGACGGGCGGGCCCATCTACCTCGCCATCAACGGCGACGTGCTCACCGACAGCGAGAACATCGAGGTCATCGGACCGAACGAGGTTCACGTCTACGCCACGGGCGACTACACCATCTCAGGGGGGTCGCGGTGGGACAGCGTCGACGACCGAGGCGACCAGATATGGCTCTACGGGACGAGCGACTCGGCGGTGACGATTGCTAACGGGGCCAGATTCTACGGTGTCGTCTACGCACCCGGGAACGAGGACATCAGGGTCGAGAGCGGCGCGAGGGTGTACGGGGGTCTCGTCGGCGGTGTGAGCGCCGTGGAGAGTGGGTCGAGAGTCAGCTACGACACGGTGCTCGCGGACCAGACGCCGGAGCTGACGGGTGGCGGCGGGGCGCCGGTTACCTACCTCCACGTCAGCGTCAACGAGATTCGGGTCGAAGAGGCGTAACCGTCCGACTTTTGCCGTCCGGCGGGCAAGCACGGGCATGGCCGATTTCGACCCCGAGAAGTTCGAGG
This DNA window, taken from Haloplanus vescus, encodes the following:
- a CDS encoding DUF7289 family protein — its product is MSDRATRRGQSTVIGVVLILGLVVVGTTGVLLLGSEAIQGVRDEAGASQAEVAMSTVDSQVSEVALGYANTRQVELGGQRQATLDESAGRITISRAGANATGPPLVNTTMGAIEYRAGGSTVAYQGGGVWRTSGAGQARMISPPEFHYRWGTGASGEPTLTFPLVVLRGPATSSDQLRFVDGPTNAAFPNASAGMQNPLDAGTVEVSIQSEYYRAWAEYFETRTDADTVRTDDANQTVEIVLSVPTRGREVQESIASEAPTVTVQNGATVDSYNSSEGTYPATKGENGSVYVGENLTNSGGGRIEGDMRVDGDFGGGGGIEVTGQLVVDGDADLSGGGITVNDRVIADGDLVLGGGGALNGPATVSGDVIEGAGGITVDDDVTAGGDYRSEPGGSVNGDVHLGGNFYPADGQNIRGDLTVAGTFENGPDVYPNIHPSATIQENGPEPDLSDVSAASDLRPPNLRPIDTTVQTRVSTTAASNDNDGSDVSKIEGGSCPCTLTNGSYSLDSFEPEGDVTLDTTGGPIYLAINGDVLTDSENIEVIGPNEVHVYATGDYTISGGSRWDSVDDRGDQIWLYGTSDSAVTIANGARFYGVVYAPGNEDIRVESGARVYGGLVGGVSAVESGSRVSYDTVLADQTPELTGGGGAPVTYLHVSVNEIRVEEA